Within Bacteroidota bacterium, the genomic segment GGTTTCGCCAGCGTCTGTATCAATCCAGGCTATGTTTCACTCTGTGCAAAACTTCTTCGCAGCACCGACGTAAAGGTGTGTACAGTAATCGGCTTTCCCCTCGGGGCAACACTTACAGCGGTAAAGGCATTCGAGACAGAACATGCCATCCGCAACGGCGCCGGTGAGGTGGATATGGTAATTAATGTCGGCATGTTGAAATCCGAGCAGTATGATTATGTGGAGAATGACATTTTTGCGGTTGTCAGCACGGCAAAACGGTACCGCGTTCTCAGTAAAGTCATACTCGAAACAGGGATGCTCGCCGATGAAGAGAAAGTGAAGGGTTGTGTGCTGGCAAAACGCGCAGGTGCCGACTTTGTCAAGACTTCCACCGGGTTTGGCAAGGGAGGAGCGACGGTCGGAGATATTGCCTTGATGCGAAGAGTTGTCGGCTCCGCAATGGGCGTGAAGGCCTCCGGCGGTGTCCGAAGCCGGGAGGATGCGCTCGCGATGGTTGCCTACGGTGCCGATAGAATCGGCGCCAGCGCAAGCGTGAAGATTGTCGGTGCAGAGGTAGCATCCGAGCCGGCAGTCGCGTCGAAAGGATATTGAGTTGATTCGCATTTCCATCGGTTCATTACTGTTCGGTCTCGCTCTGCTCGTAGTGAGTTGCCGGAGTACAGATACGCGCTGGCTTGAGGAAAGACCCGAACCACCCGCTCAAGACGAGCAAACAACATTCGTGACTCAAACCGACACGGTAACGGCTCTAGGGGCAGAACAAGCCGCAGCACCATCGACACCGCATGGTTCCATACCGGTACGCTTCACCGTGCAAATCGGCTCGTACCGGAATTCCCGTTATGCAAGTGAAGTACAAATACTAGCCCGAGAGCGCTTCAGTCTGCCTGTTGTGAATGACTACAACACAACGCGGAGACTTT encodes:
- the deoC gene encoding deoxyribose-phosphate aldolase; the encoded protein is MYRQTVDRIISEILQEKLKGQGAHLCCKDGICSDNLCVIHNKEGVRAIVNGGAARITSGVGVDAAGGVEADLAGMIDHTLLKPDATISEIEKLCDEARKYGFASVCINPGYVSLCAKLLRSTDVKVCTVIGFPLGATLTAVKAFETEHAIRNGAGEVDMVINVGMLKSEQYDYVENDIFAVVSTAKRYRVLSKVILETGMLADEEKVKGCVLAKRAGADFVKTSTGFGKGGATVGDIALMRRVVGSAMGVKASGGVRSREDALAMVAYGADRIGASASVKIVGAEVASEPAVASKGY
- a CDS encoding SPOR domain-containing protein, producing the protein MIRISIGSLLFGLALLVVSCRSTDTRWLEERPEPPAQDEQTTFVTQTDTVTALGAEQAAAPSTPHGSIPVRFTVQIGSYRNSRYASEVQILARERFSLPVVNDYNTTRRLYQIRIGFFETDKHAAEFLTRLRTEYPYDYKDAWIVQIGK